Within Cnuibacter physcomitrellae, the genomic segment TCATCCAGGGCAACCCCACGAAGCGCTACGGCGAGGCTCCGGAGATCGCAGCCGTCGTCGCGTTCCTCCTCTCGGACGACGCGTCCTACGTCAACGCCGCGGTGCTCCCCATCGACGGCGGCCAGTCGGCCAAGTACTGACGCGCCCCCGACGGTGCGCGGAGGGCGGGCGCTGAGCGTCCGTGTTCAGGAGAACCCCGCCGCGACGCCCCTTCTCAGGATGAATCGTCCTGAGAAGGGGCGCAGCTCCTGAGAACGGCCGACCACGCGGCGGGCTCAGACGGGGGTGGACTCGGTGGTGAGGGGGTCGCGGGAGCGGGCGTCCGCGGAGGGGGAGCGGACGGGGATCAGCAGGAGGAGCCCGACGAGGAGCACGAGCACGATCCCGAGGATGCCCCAGTACTGCGTGCTCGAGCCGGCCGGCAGCACGGCGGTGGCGATGCTGATGGCCACCGCCCACATCGCCGGCGTGAGAAAGGTCGCGGCCTTCCCCGTCGTGGCGTAGAGGCCGAAGATCTCGCCCTCCCGCCCTTCGGGGATCTGCCGGGCCAGGAACGAGCGGGATGCCGACTGCGCGGGCCCGACGAAGGCGCAGAGGGCGAGGCCGAAGATCCAGAAGGCGGTCTGGCCGCCGTCGTGGAAGACGAACACGAGCATCCCGAACAGCAGGAGGCCGACGAGCGAGCCCACCATCACGGGCTTGGCCCCGACGCGATCGTCGACGAGGCCGACGAGGACCGTGGAGATCCCCGCCACGACGTTCGCCGCGATCGCGAACACGATGACCTCCCCCGAGGAGAACCCGAACGAACCCGCCGCGAGCACCCCTCCGAACGTGAACACCCCCGTCAGCCCATCGCGGAACACCGCGCTGGCGATGAGGAACAGCACCGTGTGGCGTCGCTCGCGCCAGAGCGCGCGCACGTCGCGGAAGAGCACCACGTACGACTGGAGGAACCCGATGCGCGGCGACGCGACGGCCGACGGCTCGTGGTACTCGGGGACGGCGAGCAGCACGGGCAGCGCGAACACCGCGTACCAGAGCGCGGCGACGAGCACGGTGGCGCGGATGGGGAGCCCGTCGGTGTCGGGGACGCCGAACAGCGCGCTCCCGCCGATCGGCTCGATGAACCCGAAGTAGACGATGAGCAGCAGGACGATGCCGCCCACATAGCCCATCCCCCATCCGAAGCCCGACACGCGTCCGATCGTGCGGGGAGTCGACACCTGCTGCAGCATCGCGTTGTAGTTCACGCTCGCGAACTCGAAGAACACCGTCCCCACCGCGAGCAGGACGAGCCCCAGCCAGAGGAACTCCGGCGCCGGCTGCACGAAGAACATCAGCGCCGTCATGGCGACGACCACGTACGTGTTCACCGCGAGCCACAGCTTGCGGCGCCCTCCGCGATCCGATCGCTGCCCGGTCACGGGCGCGAGCAGGGCGACCACCACACCCGCCCCGGCCATCACCCAGCCGAGCGCCGTCGAGCTCGCGCTGGTGTCGCCGAAGGACGACGACGTGAGGTAGACGGTGAAGACGAACGTGGTGATGACCGCGTTGAAGGAGGCGGACGCCCAGTCCCAGAGCCCCCACGCGATGACGTGGCCCCGGGAGGTGGTGGCAGACATGTCCTCACAGTAGTGAGGCCCGGTGAACGGACGGTAGCGACTCGTGCGCAACCCCCTGCCGGATGCGGACGGTCGGCCTAGCGTGGGGCGCATGAGCACAGCGGATGCGGTCGCGGGCCGGACGATCGTGATCACCGGCGCCTCCAGCGGGTTCGGAAGGGGCTCGGCGGTCGAGCTCGCGGCCCGAGGCGCACAGGTCGTGGTCGCCGCCCGGCGCGGCGACGCCCTCGAGGCCCTCGTCGCCGGGATCGAGGCCGACGGCGGATCCGCCGAGGCCGTCCACGCCGACGTGAGTCGGCGGGAGGACGTCGAGCGGATCGCCGCGAGCGCGGAACGCCGCTTCGGCGACATCGACGTGTGGATCAACAACGCGGGTGTCGGCGGACTCGGCCTGTTCTGGGAGATCCCCGTCGAGGACCAGGCGCGGATCGTCGACGTGAACCTCAAGGGGGTCCTCTACGGCTCGCACGTGGCGCTCCAGCGGTTCACCGCCCGGGGTCGAGGCGTGCTCGTCAACGTGGGCTCCGTCGACAGCGAGGTCCCGCTCGCCTACCAGTCCACCTACGCGGCGACGAAGGCGGCGGTGCTCAGTCTCGGGCGCTCGCTCGAGGAGGAGCTGCGCCTCGCCGGACTCGACGAGGTGAAGGTGGCCACCGTGATGCCCTACGCGATCGACACCCCGTGGTGGACGCACGCCGCCAACTACACGGGCCACGCACCGCGGATGGCCATGATGGACGACCCGCAGCTCGTCGTCGACGAGATCGTGAAGGCGTGCACTCGTCCGAGGACGCAGATGCCGGTCGGGCCGAAGGCGCGCGGCGCCACCGCCTCGCACCGC encodes:
- a CDS encoding MFS transporter, which gives rise to MSATTSRGHVIAWGLWDWASASFNAVITTFVFTVYLTSSSFGDTSASSTALGWVMAGAGVVVALLAPVTGQRSDRGGRRKLWLAVNTYVVVAMTALMFFVQPAPEFLWLGLVLLAVGTVFFEFASVNYNAMLQQVSTPRTIGRVSGFGWGMGYVGGIVLLLIVYFGFIEPIGGSALFGVPDTDGLPIRATVLVAALWYAVFALPVLLAVPEYHEPSAVASPRIGFLQSYVVLFRDVRALWRERRHTVLFLIASAVFRDGLTGVFTFGGVLAAGSFGFSSGEVIVFAIAANVVAGISTVLVGLVDDRVGAKPVMVGSLVGLLLFGMLVFVFHDGGQTAFWIFGLALCAFVGPAQSASRSFLARQIPEGREGEIFGLYATTGKAATFLTPAMWAVAISIATAVLPAGSSTQYWGILGIVLVLLVGLLLLIPVRSPSADARSRDPLTTESTPV
- a CDS encoding SDR family NAD(P)-dependent oxidoreductase, with amino-acid sequence MSTADAVAGRTIVITGASSGFGRGSAVELAARGAQVVVAARRGDALEALVAGIEADGGSAEAVHADVSRREDVERIAASAERRFGDIDVWINNAGVGGLGLFWEIPVEDQARIVDVNLKGVLYGSHVALQRFTARGRGVLVNVGSVDSEVPLAYQSTYAATKAAVLSLGRSLEEELRLAGLDEVKVATVMPYAIDTPWWTHAANYTGHAPRMAMMDDPQLVVDEIVKACTRPRTQMPVGPKARGATASHRFLPGATERLTGQLVEREVERASASPTGPGAIYEPMAGTLGVDGGIRARMRAEDASEAGRSPAASE